A DNA window from Onychostoma macrolepis isolate SWU-2019 chromosome 13, ASM1243209v1, whole genome shotgun sequence contains the following coding sequences:
- the cfl1l gene encoding non-muscle cofilin 1-like: protein MASGVAISDEVIDHYNSIRVRNMGTEAGQRLKLVVMCLSKDQKSIVVDNQNCLKVKDVGNSDVLKKILSKLPTDECRYALYDCSYMSKESVKEDLVFILSAPETASLKSKMVYASSKAALKAKMPGLKFEWQINEPADREASCLVEKLGGRDTVKSLEGNSV, encoded by the exons ATG GCCTCAGGTGTAGCTATCAGTGATGAGGTGATAGACCACTATAATTCAATCCGGGTGCGCAACATGGGAACTGAGGCGGGGCAAAGGCTTAAACTTGTGGTCATGTGTTTGAGCAAAGACCAAAAGAGCATCGTAGTGGACAATCAAAACTGCCTGAAAGTCAAAGATGTGGGGAACTCGGATGTCTTAAAGAAGATCCTCAGTAAGCTTCCTACAGATGAGTGCCGCTACGCCCTGTACGACTGTTCCTATATGAGCAAGGAGAGCGTGAAGGAGGACCTAGTCTTCATCTTATC TGCCCCTGAAACTGCCTCCTTAAAGAGCAAAATGGTCTATGCAAGCTCAAAGGCTGCTCTTAAGGCCAAAATGCCAG GTTTGAAATTTGAGTGGCAAATTAATGAACCTGCAGACAGAGAAGCATCATGTCTTGTGGAGAAACTTGGTGGAAGGGACACCGTAAAGTCTTTGGAGGGGAACAGTGTGTAA